One bacterium DNA window includes the following coding sequences:
- the mazG gene encoding nucleoside triphosphate pyrophosphohydrolase: MTEDRLDARLDARQVEDAERDGRALARLLKILKILRGPEGCPWDREQTHESLRPYLLEECHEVLEAIDRGSMADLREELGDLALHVAFQGELGEESGAFRLSDSLAQISAKLLRRHPHVFGGEQAASATEVERLWERVKTEERREKGGAGVPESILAGLPASLPALLKAQRIQEKVAGVGFEWADVAGAAAKLEEEIAEFRQALATGDGRRMEEEFGDFLFSVVNVARYLKVQPEDALRRTNEKFVRRFRQVEDRLRRAGGELGRADLAQLDSLWEEVKAEERRVAGATGST; this comes from the coding sequence ATGACCGAGGACCGGCTTGACGCCCGGCTGGACGCCCGGCAGGTGGAGGACGCCGAGCGTGACGGACGGGCCCTCGCCCGCCTGCTCAAGATCCTCAAGATCCTGCGCGGGCCGGAGGGCTGTCCCTGGGACCGGGAGCAGACCCACGAGAGCCTGCGGCCCTACCTCCTCGAGGAATGCCACGAGGTGCTGGAGGCGATCGACCGCGGTTCCATGGCCGACCTGCGGGAGGAACTGGGCGATCTGGCCCTCCATGTGGCCTTCCAGGGGGAACTGGGCGAGGAGAGCGGGGCCTTCCGCCTGTCGGATTCGCTGGCGCAGATCAGCGCCAAGCTGCTGCGGCGCCATCCCCATGTCTTCGGCGGGGAGCAGGCGGCCAGTGCCACCGAGGTGGAGCGTCTGTGGGAGCGGGTCAAGACCGAGGAGCGCCGGGAGAAGGGCGGCGCGGGAGTCCCGGAGTCGATTCTGGCCGGTCTGCCCGCCTCCCTGCCTGCGCTGCTCAAGGCACAGCGCATCCAGGAGAAGGTGGCCGGCGTCGGCTTTGAGTGGGCGGATGTGGCCGGCGCGGCGGCCAAGCTGGAGGAGGAGATCGCCGAGTTCCGCCAGGCCCTGGCGACGGGGGACGGTCGGCGGATGGAAGAGGAGTTCGGGGACTTCCTCTTCTCCGTCGTCAATGTGGCCCGCTACCTGAAAGTCCAGCCGGAAGACGCGCTGCGCCGCACCAATGAGAAGTTTGTCCGACGCTTCCGCCAAGTGGAGGACCGCCTGCGCCGGGCGGGCGGCGAATTGGGGCGGGCGGACCTGGCCCAGTTGGACAGCCTGTGGGAGGAGGTCAAGGCGGAGGAGAGGCGAGTTGCCGGGGCGACAGGTTCCACTTGA
- a CDS encoding RNA methyltransferase, which yields MPMQPPRRGPGPRPRPYAAKVRPADGAVESLWISGRRPVLEALRAGLAARRLLLRGPVTGGLLADLRQEARRQGCLVEEVDNAVLDRVMRHTEHRGAALELAPPAERALRRELPELEGRPGARPLLLVLDGLQDPHNLGAAARSAEAAGVLAIVTGRWAQAPLGDAAFRASAGALAWLPVLVAEDLAADLDWLRGRGYCLVGLSERATRGLFEPAPEGPLALVLGGEGRGLSQRVREHLDLELRIPMRGRVASLNASVAAAVVLFHLAGREEA from the coding sequence ATGCCCATGCAACCGCCCCGGCGCGGTCCCGGCCCCCGCCCCCGTCCCTATGCGGCCAAAGTCCGTCCGGCCGATGGGGCGGTCGAGAGTCTGTGGATCAGTGGCCGCCGCCCCGTGCTCGAGGCTCTGCGCGCCGGTTTGGCGGCCCGCCGCCTGCTCCTGCGCGGCCCGGTGACGGGCGGTCTGTTGGCCGACCTGCGTCAGGAGGCCCGCCGCCAGGGCTGCCTGGTGGAGGAGGTGGACAACGCCGTGCTCGATCGCGTCATGCGGCACACGGAGCATCGCGGGGCGGCTCTTGAACTGGCGCCGCCGGCCGAGCGGGCGCTGCGCCGCGAGCTGCCGGAACTGGAGGGAAGGCCGGGCGCCCGCCCGCTCTTGCTGGTGCTGGACGGCCTGCAGGATCCACACAACCTGGGGGCGGCGGCCCGATCGGCCGAGGCGGCCGGCGTGCTGGCCATCGTGACGGGGCGCTGGGCCCAGGCCCCACTGGGCGACGCCGCCTTCCGCGCCAGCGCCGGCGCCCTCGCCTGGCTGCCCGTCCTGGTGGCGGAGGATCTGGCGGCGGATCTGGATTGGCTGCGCGGCCGGGGCTATTGCCTGGTCGGGCTGTCCGAGCGGGCGACGCGCGGGCTCTTCGAGCCGGCGCCCGAAGGTCCGCTCGCCCTGGTCCTGGGGGGCGAGGGGCGCGGCCTCTCCCAGCGGGTGCGGGAGCACCTCGACCTGGAACTGCGCATCCCCATGCGCGGCCGGGTGGCCAGCCTCAACGCCTCGGTGGCGGCCGCCGTTGTGCTGTTCCACCTGGCGGGAAGGGAGGAGGCATGA